In the genome of Quercus robur chromosome 3, dhQueRobu3.1, whole genome shotgun sequence, one region contains:
- the LOC126718985 gene encoding uncharacterized protein LOC126718985 isoform X2, translated as MDSNQPRAETLQPPQGRRGGGGGGNGFSAILAVFLSFIAIFVMMMNQSPSTIRNGLSILHQVPEGHVGVYWKGGALQKTITDPGFHLKLPFITHYEPVQVTLQTDQVRDIPCGTKGGVMINFEKIEVVHRLHKDHVHDTLLNYGVQYDYTWIYDKIHHEINQFCSSYSLQQVYIDVFDQIGEKMKDALQGDCTRYAPGIEIMSVRVTKPTIPESIRRNFEQMEEERTKVLIAIEKQRVVEKEAETSKKKAISEAEKIANVSKILMEQQLMEKDSARKQQEIENQIYMAREKSLADAYFYRVLKEAEVNKLKLTPQFLELKFIEAVADNTKIFFGEKIGGNQQREREQTKLKSSIVTTHIQQLGTFYPAEPKHQI; from the exons ATGGATTCAAATCAACCGAGAGCCGAAACTCTACAGCCTCCTCAAGGCCGCcgcggtggcggtggcggtggcaaTGGTTTCTCTGCTATTCTCGCAGTCTTCTTATCCTTTATCGCCATCTTCGTCATG ATGATGAATCAATCACCATCAACTATTAGGAATGGTTTGTCCATTCTGCACCAAGTTCCAGAAGGCCATGTTGGGGTTTACTGGAAAGGAGGTGCCCTTCAAAAGACGATTACAGATCCAG GTTTTCATCTGAAGCTGCCTTTTATAACCCATTATGAGCCTGTTCAAGTAACCCTTCAGACAGATCAG GTTAGGGATATTCCCTGTGGTACAAAAGGAGGTGTCATGATCAACTTTGAGAAGATAGAG GTTGTTCACCGGCTTCACAAGGACCATGTGCATGACACCCTGCTGAACTATGGGGTGCAGTATGACTATACGTGGATATATGACAAAATTCATCATGAGATCAATCAGTTCTGCAGCTCTTACTCTCTTCAGCAAGTCTACATTGATGTTTTTGATCAA ATTGGCGAAAAGATGAAAGATGCTCTCCAGGGTGACTGCACACGATATGCTCCAGGTATTGAAATCATGAGTGTTCGTGTTACAAAGCCAACCATCCCGGAAAGCATAAGACGCAATTTTGAACAGATGGAAGAGGAACGCACTAAG GTCTTAATTGCTATTGAGAAACAGAGGGTGGTTGAGAAAGAGGCAGAGACAAGTAAGAAAAAGGCTATTAGTGAAGCTGAGAAGATTGCAAATGTGAGTAAGATCCTCATGGAACAGCAGTTGATGGAAAAGGATAGTGCCAGGAAGCAGCAAGAAATTGAGAACCAGATATACATGGCTCGGGAAAAGAGTTTGGCTGATGCATATTTCTACCG TGTACTGAAGGAAGCTGAAGTAAACAAGTTGAAGCTGACACCGCAATTTCTTGAGCTTAAATTCATCGAGGCCGTAGCtgataatacaaaaattttctttggggAAAAG ATTGGCGGCAAtcagcaaagagagagagagcaaactAAGTTAAAGAGCAGCATTGTGACTACTCATATTCAACAATTGGGAACGTTTTATCCAGCAGAGCCTAAACATCAGATTTAG
- the LOC126718985 gene encoding uncharacterized protein LOC126718985 isoform X1, with protein MDSNQPRAETLQPPQGRRGGGGGGNGFSAILAVFLSFIAIFVMMMNQSPSTIRNGLSILHQVPEGHVGVYWKGGALQKTITDPGFHLKLPFITHYEPVQVTLQTDQVRDIPCGTKGGVMINFEKIEVVHRLHKDHVHDTLLNYGVQYDYTWIYDKIHHEINQFCSSYSLQQVYIDVFDQIGEKMKDALQGDCTRYAPGIEIMSVRVTKPTIPESIRRNFEQMEEERTKVLIAIEKQRVVEKEAETSKKKAISEAEKIANVSKILMEQQLMEKDSARKQQEIENQIYMAREKSLADAYFYRVLKEAEVNKLKLTPQFLELKFIEAVADNTKIFFGEKVFPSLVCVCVCWCGVLCVQALLNSSFLQRPRICLDTAYC; from the exons ATGGATTCAAATCAACCGAGAGCCGAAACTCTACAGCCTCCTCAAGGCCGCcgcggtggcggtggcggtggcaaTGGTTTCTCTGCTATTCTCGCAGTCTTCTTATCCTTTATCGCCATCTTCGTCATG ATGATGAATCAATCACCATCAACTATTAGGAATGGTTTGTCCATTCTGCACCAAGTTCCAGAAGGCCATGTTGGGGTTTACTGGAAAGGAGGTGCCCTTCAAAAGACGATTACAGATCCAG GTTTTCATCTGAAGCTGCCTTTTATAACCCATTATGAGCCTGTTCAAGTAACCCTTCAGACAGATCAG GTTAGGGATATTCCCTGTGGTACAAAAGGAGGTGTCATGATCAACTTTGAGAAGATAGAG GTTGTTCACCGGCTTCACAAGGACCATGTGCATGACACCCTGCTGAACTATGGGGTGCAGTATGACTATACGTGGATATATGACAAAATTCATCATGAGATCAATCAGTTCTGCAGCTCTTACTCTCTTCAGCAAGTCTACATTGATGTTTTTGATCAA ATTGGCGAAAAGATGAAAGATGCTCTCCAGGGTGACTGCACACGATATGCTCCAGGTATTGAAATCATGAGTGTTCGTGTTACAAAGCCAACCATCCCGGAAAGCATAAGACGCAATTTTGAACAGATGGAAGAGGAACGCACTAAG GTCTTAATTGCTATTGAGAAACAGAGGGTGGTTGAGAAAGAGGCAGAGACAAGTAAGAAAAAGGCTATTAGTGAAGCTGAGAAGATTGCAAATGTGAGTAAGATCCTCATGGAACAGCAGTTGATGGAAAAGGATAGTGCCAGGAAGCAGCAAGAAATTGAGAACCAGATATACATGGCTCGGGAAAAGAGTTTGGCTGATGCATATTTCTACCG TGTACTGAAGGAAGCTGAAGTAAACAAGTTGAAGCTGACACCGCAATTTCTTGAGCTTAAATTCATCGAGGCCGTAGCtgataatacaaaaattttctttggggAAAAGGTCTTTCCCTCtctcgtgtgtgtgtgtgtgtgttggtgtGGGGTGTTGTGTGTGCAAGCTTTACTTAATAGTTCTTTCCTGCAGAGACCTAGGATCtgtttagataccgcttattgctaa
- the LOC126718985 gene encoding uncharacterized protein LOC126718985 isoform X4, with the protein MMMNQSPSTIRNGLSILHQVPEGHVGVYWKGGALQKTITDPGFHLKLPFITHYEPVQVTLQTDQVRDIPCGTKGGVMINFEKIEVVHRLHKDHVHDTLLNYGVQYDYTWIYDKIHHEINQFCSSYSLQQVYIDVFDQIGEKMKDALQGDCTRYAPGIEIMSVRVTKPTIPESIRRNFEQMEEERTKVLIAIEKQRVVEKEAETSKKKAISEAEKIANVSKILMEQQLMEKDSARKQQEIENQIYMAREKSLADAYFYRVLKEAEVNKLKLTPQFLELKFIEAVADNTKIFFGEKVFPSLVCVCVCWCGVLCVQALLNSSFLQRPRICLDTAYC; encoded by the exons ATGATGAATCAATCACCATCAACTATTAGGAATGGTTTGTCCATTCTGCACCAAGTTCCAGAAGGCCATGTTGGGGTTTACTGGAAAGGAGGTGCCCTTCAAAAGACGATTACAGATCCAG GTTTTCATCTGAAGCTGCCTTTTATAACCCATTATGAGCCTGTTCAAGTAACCCTTCAGACAGATCAG GTTAGGGATATTCCCTGTGGTACAAAAGGAGGTGTCATGATCAACTTTGAGAAGATAGAG GTTGTTCACCGGCTTCACAAGGACCATGTGCATGACACCCTGCTGAACTATGGGGTGCAGTATGACTATACGTGGATATATGACAAAATTCATCATGAGATCAATCAGTTCTGCAGCTCTTACTCTCTTCAGCAAGTCTACATTGATGTTTTTGATCAA ATTGGCGAAAAGATGAAAGATGCTCTCCAGGGTGACTGCACACGATATGCTCCAGGTATTGAAATCATGAGTGTTCGTGTTACAAAGCCAACCATCCCGGAAAGCATAAGACGCAATTTTGAACAGATGGAAGAGGAACGCACTAAG GTCTTAATTGCTATTGAGAAACAGAGGGTGGTTGAGAAAGAGGCAGAGACAAGTAAGAAAAAGGCTATTAGTGAAGCTGAGAAGATTGCAAATGTGAGTAAGATCCTCATGGAACAGCAGTTGATGGAAAAGGATAGTGCCAGGAAGCAGCAAGAAATTGAGAACCAGATATACATGGCTCGGGAAAAGAGTTTGGCTGATGCATATTTCTACCG TGTACTGAAGGAAGCTGAAGTAAACAAGTTGAAGCTGACACCGCAATTTCTTGAGCTTAAATTCATCGAGGCCGTAGCtgataatacaaaaattttctttggggAAAAGGTCTTTCCCTCtctcgtgtgtgtgtgtgtgtgttggtgtGGGGTGTTGTGTGTGCAAGCTTTACTTAATAGTTCTTTCCTGCAGAGACCTAGGATCtgtttagataccgcttattgctaa
- the LOC126718985 gene encoding uncharacterized protein LOC126718985 isoform X3, with product MMNQSPSTIRNGLSILHQVPEGHVGVYWKGGALQKTITDPGFHLKLPFITHYEPVQVTLQTDQVRDIPCGTKGGVMINFEKIEVVHRLHKDHVHDTLLNYGVQYDYTWIYDKIHHEINQFCSSYSLQQVYIDVFDQIGEKMKDALQGDCTRYAPGIEIMSVRVTKPTIPESIRRNFEQMEEERTKVLIAIEKQRVVEKEAETSKKKAISEAEKIANVSKILMEQQLMEKDSARKQQEIENQIYMAREKSLADAYFYRVLKEAEVNKLKLTPQFLELKFIEAVADNTKIFFGEKVFPSLVCVCVCWCGVLCVQALLNSSFLQRPRICLDTAYC from the exons ATGATGAATCAATCACCATCAACTATTAGGAATGGTTTGTCCATTCTGCACCAAGTTCCAGAAGGCCATGTTGGGGTTTACTGGAAAGGAGGTGCCCTTCAAAAGACGATTACAGATCCAG GTTTTCATCTGAAGCTGCCTTTTATAACCCATTATGAGCCTGTTCAAGTAACCCTTCAGACAGATCAG GTTAGGGATATTCCCTGTGGTACAAAAGGAGGTGTCATGATCAACTTTGAGAAGATAGAG GTTGTTCACCGGCTTCACAAGGACCATGTGCATGACACCCTGCTGAACTATGGGGTGCAGTATGACTATACGTGGATATATGACAAAATTCATCATGAGATCAATCAGTTCTGCAGCTCTTACTCTCTTCAGCAAGTCTACATTGATGTTTTTGATCAA ATTGGCGAAAAGATGAAAGATGCTCTCCAGGGTGACTGCACACGATATGCTCCAGGTATTGAAATCATGAGTGTTCGTGTTACAAAGCCAACCATCCCGGAAAGCATAAGACGCAATTTTGAACAGATGGAAGAGGAACGCACTAAG GTCTTAATTGCTATTGAGAAACAGAGGGTGGTTGAGAAAGAGGCAGAGACAAGTAAGAAAAAGGCTATTAGTGAAGCTGAGAAGATTGCAAATGTGAGTAAGATCCTCATGGAACAGCAGTTGATGGAAAAGGATAGTGCCAGGAAGCAGCAAGAAATTGAGAACCAGATATACATGGCTCGGGAAAAGAGTTTGGCTGATGCATATTTCTACCG TGTACTGAAGGAAGCTGAAGTAAACAAGTTGAAGCTGACACCGCAATTTCTTGAGCTTAAATTCATCGAGGCCGTAGCtgataatacaaaaattttctttggggAAAAGGTCTTTCCCTCtctcgtgtgtgtgtgtgtgtgttggtgtGGGGTGTTGTGTGTGCAAGCTTTACTTAATAGTTCTTTCCTGCAGAGACCTAGGATCtgtttagataccgcttattgctaa